AGGGGATAGCTTTCTTAATTTTATTTTATAAATCTGCGGTGTTCAGCAGATCTGTTGTTTATTTAACCAACTGAATATTAACAGCAGAGAATCCTTTAGGAGATTTTTCTTTCTCAAAAGAAACCTTGTTTCCTTTTTTCACGGGATGTGCACAGCTGTTGTTGTGGAAGAAAACGTTTTCTTTTGAATTGTCTTCAGTAATGAAGCCATATCCTTTTTCACTGTGGAAAGTGATGATTCCTGTCTTTCTGATGTCTTCCTCCATAATCGGAGCAGCACCAAGCTGGATCTCATCAATGTTTACTTCTTGTCTTTCTCTGTCTTCAGGAGGTGTAGACGTAAGTCTTCCGAATTCATCTACATACATGAAAACATCTTCTGATCCTTTGTTGTTGTTCGTTTTACGATCTTCGCGTCTTAGCGCTTTTTCTTTTTGCTTTTGAATTTTTTTCTTGAAATTTTCTTTTTTAGAAAAAGAGTCTGCCATAAATAATTTTAGTATTTAATTTTAAATTGTAATTTTTGTTTACTTGATCTGCCATACACCTTGTAGAGCCTGCCAGTCATCCGTCTGATCTTCTTTATGAAATGAAATGTAGAAAGCAGTTTGTTTCCGGACATTCATCAGTAAAAAGAAGTGATTAAAAAATGGGCGTCTGAAAAAGCGGGAACTGAAAAGAAAGATTTTCTAAACTATAACAGAGGGCAAAGGCAGCGGCCTATTAATTAATATACAAATATACGACAATTTAATGAATAATCCTATTTTAAATCATTGATTATCAAAATGTACTTTCCGTCTTAAAAATAACGGTATCCATCTCGTTCCATATAGTTACTTAACAAGAAAAAATCCCCAGTAGACTGAGGATTATGAAAAATAATATATTATAAAATGAAGTGGTGTATAATATGCGGATAGATCAGCAAATGCTGTGCCTAAAACTCACTGATTTTTGATTTTAATTAAAAAAATCTAGAATTTATAATGGTTTTGAATGGTATTTGGTTGAGAGGTAGTGTGATATATTTTTATTGTGGTAGATTAAAAAACATCAATTTTTTAATCTGTTTAATAATTAGATTGCTTTGTAGGAAATTCGGAATTTATCACAACTTCCGAAAAATTCACCACGTTGAAGTGTCAGGTATTGTTCATCTTTGTTTCAATAACATTTAAAAGAAAATATATGTCAACACAAGATGTCAAAGGAAAAGTAGTATTAATTGCCGGTGGTGGCAAAAATTTGGGTGGGCTATTGAGCAGGAGTTTTGCATCGAAGGGTGCGAAGCTGGCTATTCATTATAACAGTGAAAGCTCCAGGGCAGAAAGTGAAAAAACTTTAGCGGAAGTTCAGGCACTGGGAGCAGAAGCGTTTTTGTTCCAGGGAGATCTTACGAAAATAGATAATCTCACCAGATTCTTTGATGAAACGATTTCCAGATTCGGAGGAGTAGATATTGCAATCAATACGGTAGGAATGGTATTAAAGAAACCTTTTGCAGAAACTACAGAAGAAGAATATGATACCATGTTCAACGTAAATTCAAAATCAGCTTACTTTTTTCTTCAGGAAGCAGGCAAAAAACTGAATAACAATGGTAAGATCTGTACGATCGTGACTTCTCTTCTTGCAGCTTATACAGGATTGTATTCTACTTATGCAGGGGCAAAAGCTCCGGTAGAGCATTTTACAAGAGCAGCATCTAAAGAATTTGGCGAAAGAGGAATTTCCGTTACAGCAGTAGCACCGGGACCAATGGACACTCCTTTCTTTTACGGACAGGAAACGGCAGAGGCAGTGGCCTATCACAAATCAGCATCTGCTTTGGGAGGACTTACCGATATTAAGGATATTGCTCCACTCGTTGAATTTCTGGTAACGGATGGATGGTGGATCACCGGGCAGACCATCTTTGCAAACGGAGGATATACAACGAGATAGTTGAATTAAGTTTGAAGATGAGGAGATGGAAGAGGGAAGTTATTATTACACGGTCAATTTCTTGAAGTGTTTTTTTAACTTCTCTTTTCATTTCCTTTTATATACACTTTGAAGCTGTTGATGCAGGGGAAAAATGATTCTTTTCTGTAATGTATTAATTTAGTTTCATGGAAAAGAATTTCTATCTCCGTTCAGCTTTGTGTCGGTTATTTTACTGATGCACAGCGTGGCGTCTATTTTTAGTGGAGATGTCAATAATTTTGGACTTCTTTATCTTGATACCCTAGGTTTCAGTCCTTTCGGACTTTATCTGGCCTGGATAGTAAAGCTGATCCATCTTTTTTCGGTTTTTATAATCTGGTCAGACCGGTATGTAAAATTGGTTTCTATTTGTAATATAGTTATTCTTCTTTTGGGAATTTATTTTGTCCACTGGCAGAATGGCTGGTATGTAGTAGGTGGCGGTACAAATGGTATTGAATTTAATGTTCTGTTGATATGCTGTTTTTTACAACTATATTTTACTGAATGTCCATTACGGCAGAAAGAAAATTGCCGTTTGTAGATCATTGCTTTAGATTGGAAGGTTTGTACTTTTATTTTCCACCGAAAGATAGTATTTTGCATAGTAAATTCTATCACACCTGATGTCCGGCAGAAAATCAAAACTTTATGTCCATCTGCTTTTTTGGATACTGTATTATATCCTTGAGGTTTATCTGGACTTCTATTGGTCGAGATATCAGTTTCCCGATGCAGAATGGCAGACACGGCTTCAGAATACACTGATCCTGGAACTCGGCTATTTATTGATTAAGATGCCCCTGGCTTATTCACTGCTTTATATTTATGAAAAAACAGGAATCAG
The Chryseobacterium sp. W4I1 DNA segment above includes these coding regions:
- a CDS encoding SDR family oxidoreductase — translated: MSTQDVKGKVVLIAGGGKNLGGLLSRSFASKGAKLAIHYNSESSRAESEKTLAEVQALGAEAFLFQGDLTKIDNLTRFFDETISRFGGVDIAINTVGMVLKKPFAETTEEEYDTMFNVNSKSAYFFLQEAGKKLNNNGKICTIVTSLLAAYTGLYSTYAGAKAPVEHFTRAASKEFGERGISVTAVAPGPMDTPFFYGQETAEAVAYHKSASALGGLTDIKDIAPLVEFLVTDGWWITGQTIFANGGYTTR
- a CDS encoding DoxX family protein; translation: MSVILLMHSVASIFSGDVNNFGLLYLDTLGFSPFGLYLAWIVKLIHLFSVFIIWSDRYVKLVSICNIVILLLGIYFVHWQNGWYVVGGGTNGIEFNVLLICCFLQLYFTECPLRQKENCRL
- a CDS encoding cold-shock protein; this translates as MADSFSKKENFKKKIQKQKEKALRREDRKTNNNKGSEDVFMYVDEFGRLTSTPPEDRERQEVNIDEIQLGAAPIMEEDIRKTGIITFHSEKGYGFITEDNSKENVFFHNNSCAHPVKKGNKVSFEKEKSPKGFSAVNIQLVK